A single Sceloporus undulatus isolate JIND9_A2432 ecotype Alabama unplaced genomic scaffold, SceUnd_v1.1 scaffold_12, whole genome shotgun sequence DNA region contains:
- the LOC121917199 gene encoding uncharacterized protein C3orf85-like has protein sequence MTMTTFHLVMCAVLLKGILGLPFASEEEANQFLGLKRQTPYLDYWQLTSSQNTLAEQVSETWTALKRSAQHYMDLRLFTFDTDYSQEPH, from the exons ATGACTATGACAACATTCCACCTGGTTATGTGTGCTGTGTTACTGAAAG GGATCCTGGGACTACCGTTTGCTTCTGAAGAAGAAGCCAATCAGTTTTTAGGACTAAAGAGACAAACACCTTATCTGGACTATTGGCAACTAACTAGCAGCCAGAATACCTTGGCTGAACAG GTTAGTGAAACCTGGACTGCACTGAAGAGATCAGCACAGCATTACATGGATTTGCGATTGTTTACATTTGATACTGACTACAGCCAG GAACCACATTAG